Proteins found in one Anabas testudineus chromosome 1, fAnaTes1.2, whole genome shotgun sequence genomic segment:
- the LOC113161874 gene encoding tektin-4-like: MVGVQCNSKAAPAEGSVGLCLQEVDLIRSVQDLLKRTTAQVVTQIKLNREAKHMLELDWSDKYQAYSFDDHCGRHSNRSPDTKHHPGSAAMQDQVCNRSSWMKFSQDNLNKALQEEQATNSLRLLVEQVLQDTTEDLRVQCSKVDQAFSQRCVELVQAKTQLEMKLTEILEQIGVQERNILVLQKAINNKEAPLRVAQSRLHLRSLRPNMELCRDESLLSLEGEVRQIDATLTSLNQQLSKPRSSLSHLEESRMALEKDINCKTHSLFIDRDKCMTHRKRYPTVSTLSGY; this comes from the exons ATGGTGGGAG TTCAGTGTAACAGTaaagcagctccagcagaggGCTCAGTGGGACTGTGTTTACAGGAAGTGGACCTGATCAGGAGCGTCCAGGACCTTCTGAAGAGAACTACAGCTCAGGTTGTCACTCAGATCAA gttgaACAGAGAGGCCAAGCACATGTTAGAGTTGGACTGGTCTGATAAGTACCAGGCCTACAGCTTTGATGACCACTGTGGGAGACACAGTAACAGGAGTCCAGACACAAAGCACCACCCAGGCTCAGCTGCCATGCAGGACCA AGTGTGTAACCGCTCGTCGTGGATGAAGTTCAGCCAGGACAACCTGAACAAGGCCCTGCAGGAGGAACAGGCCACCAACAGTCTCAG actgcTGGTGGAGCAGGTGCTGCAGGACACCACTGAGGATCTGAGAGTCCAGTGCTCCAAGGTGGACCAAGCCTTCAGCCAGCGCTGTGTGGAGCTGGTACAGGCCAAGACTCAGCTGGAGATGAAGCTTACAGAg ATCTTGGAGCAGATCGGGGTCCAGGAGAGGAATATTCTGGTTCTACAGAAGGCCATCAACAACAAAGAGGCTCCACTGAGAGTAGCTCAGTCCAGACTTCACCTTCGCTCTCTCAGACCCAACATGGAGCTCTGCAGGGATGAATCCCTgctcag TTTGGAGGGGGAGGTGAGACAAATTGATGCCACTCTGACGTCTCTGAACCAGCAGCTGAGCAAACCCAGAAGCTCCCTGTCCCACCTGGAGGAGTCACGCATGGCTCTAgagaaagacattaactgtaaaACTCACTCACTGTTCATTGATAGAGACAAGTGCATGACTCACCGTAAACGATACCCAACAGTCTCCACACTGTCAGGATACTAA